In Oryzias latipes chromosome 10, ASM223467v1, the genomic window AATAATGTTATAATTTAACAAGTTACATGGTGATCATTTAAGagattaaagtcataaatttatgaggcaTAAGGCTGTCTActaagaaacaacaaaaatgtacagGTTTTACAAAAAAGAACACTACGACTTATAGTGAGTTAATATGACTTCTTATAAGTAAaagaacattgaaaataatttgCAGAAAACTGAACCTATTTAGAAAATGATTCtgcacccacaaggagtggaTTTCCGCGGAGCGTGCCGTTTACCCCATTTGCAGTATACTTAGAGGTCCAAATGCATTAAGGTACATGGATTCCTAAAGTCTTATGCCATCACTATAAATGGCTGCATTGATGGATTTGGAAATGTGGATAGAGGCTTAAACCAaccaactttaaaaaataaaaataccggTACATGTGTTTATTCTAGTAAAATTACAAATGTCATCTCAGAATTTTTCGACTTAATTCTAGtgcatttttgaacatttttctcaaacttttatgactttattcttaTGTATCTATCtaattttcttcttctctaatactctgtcatattttaaaaacaattaaatatgtGAAATCTATTAAACAGTGGGCCCCTGAATCTATATTgtatgaaacattttattttttggacagAATTCTGATACAGGATTTGAGGCCAGGAGTCTGGATGGGCCACTCCAGGAACGTAATGGGCTTCTTTCTCCAGCTGTTTCCTCTTTGCCCCAGCTGAGCTTTTAAAAACAGCCTCAGAATTAACATCACATGACACTGTTCAAAATACATAGCAGAAAAACACACCTAAAGCTAAATGTTTGGTCCTGCATCATCCAGTCTAACGTGCAGTAGGGGGGCGCTGCACGTACCTGCAGATCGTAAGCAGTATAAGGCGGCAGGCAGGGGGCAGCATTGTGGTACGAGTTGAAAGGAACAGCAGGCGGAGGAGGCTCTGAGTGGACTGGGGCGACAATGGCCTCTGGTTCAGATGAGCTCTCAGAGGCGGCAGACGGTGTCTAAGGAAGAACAAAGGAAAGCCTTTCACATGTCACGCATCCATCCAATCAAGAGCAACTTCTTCAGAGAACATGCTCCATACCATGTCCTTAAACCCTCCCAGAACGGCAGCAGTGATGATCCCCAAAAACAGGCCCACTACGTTGAGGATAGTAGCAGACCACAGAAGGTGGTAGAGATGCACCACATCCTGGCAGCTCTCCACCTCTGTGTACTCATGATAGCCTCCCATCAGTTCGCCACGACTGACGGCGGGACAGAGGAGGAGACAGCTCACAGTTAAGCTACAAAAGCCACTAATGTGATCAGGCAGCTTTATCAACATCATTGACAGGAAACAACGGAACACAGGCCAAAGATTTGATTTGTGGTTGGAGGAGTATAGAGTTTCACTTTAGCATCAAAAGGAGGACATGGATGAGCGTTGGGAGGAAGAAATGAGAAGGAGATGGTGCTTCAGGTGACTAAAACATCTACATGATCAAAGTAAGAACTGATCAGTAATCAggctaaagaaagaaagaccTACTTCCAAATCATGGGTGATTTCCTAAACTTTttcataacatttttattttgaagtccgATAAGAGGATGTTCTCTGAAACAAAggtcaaaaagaaaagacacgTTCTTGGCTTGAAATgcagatattttgtttttctcttaaaaatagacaacaaaacaacacaaagagcCAAAGCTAGTGAACTCTGGTTCAGAGGTTTGCCGGTTGTCTGCTGAGTCGACTCACTTCCCGCAGTTGTAGAGCTCGCAGCAGTAACAGGTGTTGCTCTTCACGTGCAGGTTACAGGATGCACGCGAAGTATGACATGGCACCTATAGGTCACAAATGATTTCATATCAAGTCCTTTTGGGATGACTACACACATAATCACAGTACAAGTGCTTATAAAACATACTCCAAGAGtacatgtaataaaaaaaacacccaaaactaGGATTCCTGTTTCTTACATCTCGTTCAGACGCGGTCTCGCTGGAGAGATACTCACAACGGCCGGCGTACAGAGGCCTGAGGTCCTGTCAGAGAcatgaaaacacaacatttctcTTTGGATTTCAACAATACCAAAAGTTTCAAGCAAAACCTAAAGATttacaaatgcagcttcattgtACTGTATTTCTTCTGATGCATTTTATGGTCACTGCtttaattatcattttaaatgggtttattttaattgttttttagttttttgtctgcaggaagtgaaaatttaacccttgtgctatcttagatgaccccacccttacattgacgtgttctccctaccgtgacaaaggtggataaaggtggaaagatttcatgtaatccatggacaccagtgaagatcacaaatcattgaagaaaaaaggttcagagcactgtctagtgggtctagatgacccaactccctatggtaaagtgcctagatagcacaagggttaaacaagtgatgcaccaacagttccgcccacaactcagaggtaaatttcgaatgaatttctaatgaactcctgcccctctgcagaaactatttcctagaaaacgacaccgttttttttttattaatttggctaaaaacggcataatcataattgt contains:
- the tmem255a gene encoding transmembrane protein 255A isoform X1 gives rise to the protein MPPAASSLQSSGLTLSETSMGSFKRRKRKSIIMTVMLLIVSVLILIFGLAATTRAKNITVGGYYPGLILGFGSFLGIIGAHLIENKRQMLVASIVFISFGVVAAFCCAIVDGVFPARHIDLRPLYAGRCEYLSSETASERDVPCHTSRASCNLHVKSNTCYCCELYNCGKEHPLIGLQNKNVMKKFRKSPMIWNRGELMGGYHEYTEVESCQDVVHLYHLLWSATILNVVGLFLGIITAAVLGGFKDMTPSAASESSSEPEAIVAPVHSEPPPPAVPFNSYHNAAPCLPPYTAYDLQSTYVFPDSSGLSDDSQSGASHLWPTMIPPRYSPPHKHPDEKPPPYSP